One window of Papaver somniferum cultivar HN1 chromosome 9, ASM357369v1, whole genome shotgun sequence genomic DNA carries:
- the LOC113310350 gene encoding inositol polyphosphate multikinase beta-like, which translates to MLKAPDHQVAGHQAHAGKLGPLVDGSGCFYKPLQSGDRGNIEAAFYSSFSSNSKVPTHIRRFFPSFHGTQLLEASDGSGMHPHLVLEDIVSNRLDPSVMDIKMGSRTWYPQASEDYIMKCLQKDRESTSVALGFRISGLQTFESKKLGYWKLDRDAVQDFTLEDVKLTLKRFVSSNPSSNAEPDCLLASTIYGGSDGILTQLLELKAWFEDQTIHHFYSCSILMVYEKAGVGEEGSRSRTGAEVKLVDFAHVVDGEGVIDHNFLGGLCALIKFVSDILVYSTNRSKAEGDLKEQPDSKA; encoded by the coding sequence ATGCTCAAGGCCCCTGATCATCAGGTTGCAGGTCATCAAGCTCATGCTGGAAAGCTTGGGCCACTCGTAGATGGTTCTGGTTGCTTCTACAAGCCCCTACAAAGTGGCGATCGCGGCAACATAGAGGCTGCTTTCTATTCTTCATTCTCTTCCAATAGCAAAGTCCCGACTCATATTCGTCGATTTTTTCCCTCTTTCCACGGAACCCAGCTTCTAGAAGCTTCTGATGGATCTGGTATGCACCCTCACCTTGTTTTGGAAGACATCGTGTCAAATCGCCTGGACCCGTCTGTTATGGACATCAAGATGGGGTCCAGAACTTGGTATCCCCAAGCTTCAGAAGACTACATCATGAAATGCCTTCAGAAAGATAGAGAATCAACAAGTGTGGCCTTGGGTTTCAGGATATCGGGTTTACAGACCTTTGAAAGTAAAAAGCTTGGTTACTGGAAACTAGATAGGGATGCCGTCCAAGATTTTACGTTAGAAGACGTTAAGTTGACTTTAAAGAGGTTTGTCTCTTCCAATCCGTCATCAAATGCAGAACCTGATTGTTTACTTGCATCAACAATTTATGGTGGGTCGGATGGGATTCTGACACAATTGTTAGAGCTGAAAGCATGGTTTGAGGATCAGACAATACACCATTTCTACTCTTGTTCCATTCTTATGGTGTATGAGAAGGCAGGGGTGGGAGAGGAAGGGAGTCGGTCCCGAACAGGTGCTGAAGTTAAGCTTGTTGATTTTGCTCATGTTGTGGATGGCGAAGGTGTCATTGACCATAATTTCTTGGGTGGGCTCTGTGCTTTGATAAAATTTGTGTCAGATATACTAGTTTATTCTACCAACAGGTCTAAAGCTGAAGGTGATCTAAAGGAACAGCCTGATTCGAAAGCATAG